One Silene latifolia isolate original U9 population chromosome 4, ASM4854445v1, whole genome shotgun sequence DNA segment encodes these proteins:
- the LOC141652975 gene encoding ABC transporter I family member 1, which translates to MFIRKPPLPRLLLNNVSCMRNAQQILRHVNISLHDGGALVLTGTNGSGKSTFLRMLAGFSKPSAGEILWNGHDITQSGVFHQYKLQLGWVSLKDAIKEKFTIRENVEWHEVLEGKFGRSLPAIELMGLGRLANDKARMLSMGQRKRVQLARLLALDRPIWLLDEPSVALDDDGVKLLEYIIAEHRKQGGIVIVATHLPIDIEDAMHLRLPPRFPRRMTLVDMLDRSDIT; encoded by the coding sequence ATGTTTATTAGGAAACCTCCACTTCCCCGCTTACTTCTTAACAATGTTTCTTGCATGCGAAATGCCCAACAAATATTGCGCCATGTGAATATATCTCTCCATGATGGAGGTGCGCTTGTGCTGACTGGTACTAATGGCTCGGGAAAATCCACATTTCTTCGGATGTTAGCCGGGTTTTCAAAGCCTTCGGCTGGTGAGATTCTATGGAACGGTCATGATATAACACAGTCGGGAGTTTTCCACCAGTATAAGCTTCAGTTGGGATGGGTCTCTCTAAAAGATGCTATCAAGGAGAAGTTTACCATTCGAGAGAATGTTGAATGGCATGAAGTTTTGGAGGGTAAATTCGGGAGGTCTTTGCCGGCTATAGAGCTTATGGGCTTAGGAAGATTGGCCAATGACAAGGCTAGGATGTTGTCAATGGGTCAGCGAAAAAGGGTCCAGCTTGCAAGGTTATTGGCTCTTGATAGGCCCATTTGGTTATTGGATGAGCCTTCGGTTGCTCTAGATGATGATGGGGTGAAACTGCTCGAGTATATAATTGCCGAGCACCGAAAGCAAGGTGGTATCGTTATTGTTGCGACTCATCTGCCTATCGACATTGAAGATGCCATGCACTTGAGGCTGCCCCCAAGATTTCCTAGAAGGATGACATTAGTAGATATGCTTGATAGAAGTGACATTACTTGA
- the LOC141652973 gene encoding acyl-coenzyme A thioesterase 2, chloroplastic, giving the protein MEKPISSSPSSDFISVYSNLPNLLENVRCNGEGDENHKPLSLWPGMYHSPVTIALWETRVKMFEIMNDPSNDAPPQTHLLNKTPSQSRMTVLYNFSSDFILREQYRDPWYEVRIGKLLEDLDALAGTISVKHCSDDDFTTRPLLVVTANVDQIVLKRPLSVDRDLKISGSVIWVGRSSIEIQLEVKQAGEEGHPDSDSVALTANFIFVARDSNTGKAAPVNRLSPETEKEILLFEEAERRSILRKRKTGVDKKEYASQELDHLKALLSEGRIFCDMPALADRNSILLRDTRFENSLICQPQQRNIHGRIFGGFLMHRAFELAFSTAYSFAGMRPCFQEVDHVDFLKPVDVGDFLRFKSCVLYTELGNPEHPLINVEVVAHVTRPEIRSSEVSNTFYFTFTVSPEAKGGKYGVAIRNVVPATEEEARRILERKDAKALQGTKRANN; this is encoded by the exons ATGGAAAAACCgatatcatcatcaccatcttcagATTTTATTTCAGTTTACTCGAATTTGCCGAATTTGTTGGAGAATGTTAGATGCAATGGTGAGGGAGACGAGAATCATAAGCCGCTAAGTTTGTGGCCTGGAATGTACCATTCACCAGTAACAATTGCATTATGGGAAACAAGGGTTAAGATGTTTGAGATTATGAATGACCCTTCAAATGATGCTCCCCCACAAACCCATTTGCTCAACAAAACTCCTTCTCAAAGTAGGATGACTGTTCTTTATAACTTCTCGTCTGATTTTATTCTCAGAGAACAGTATAGGGATCCTTGGTATGAGGTTAGGATTGGGAAGTTGCTTGAAGATCTTGATGCCCTTGCTGGTACCATTTCTGTAAAG CATTGCTCCGATGACGATTTCACAACAAGGCCACTGTTGGTGGTTACGGCTAATGTTGACCAGATTGTTCTCAAAAGGCCATTAAGTGTAGACAGAGATTTGAAAATATCTGGTTCTGTCATATGGGTTGGACGGTCTTCCATCGAGATTCAACTTGAAGTAAAGCAGGCTGGGGAGGAAG GTCATCCTGATTCCGATTCAGTTGCCCTTACAGCTAACTTCATCTTTGTAGCTCGAGACTCCAATACCGGGAAAGCTGCTCCAGTAAATAGGCTTTCCCCTGAGACTGAAAAAGAGATTCTACTATTTGAAGAAGCAGAAAGAAGAAGCATACTAAGGAAAAGGAAAACAGGAGTCGACAAAAAGGAGTACGCAAGTCAGGAACTCGATCATTTAAAAGCTCTTTTATCTGAGGGTCGTATTTTCTGTGACATGCCAGCATTGGCAGACAGAAACAGCATTCTTTTGAGGGATACACGCTTTGAGAACTCGTTGATCTGTCAACCTCAGCAGAGAAACATCCATGGTCGAATATTTGGCGGATTCTTAATGCACAGAGCATTTGAGCTGGCTTTCTCCACGGCTTACTCTTTTGCTGGCATGAGACCTTGTTTTCAAGAAGTTGATCATGTTGACTTTTTAAAACCT GTGGATGTTGGTGACTTCCTGCGTTTCAAATCCTGTGTTCTTTACACAGAACTTGGAAATCCAGAACATCCCTTAATAAACGTTGAGGTCGTTGCTCATGTTACAAGACCCGAAATAAGGTCAAGTGAG GTGTCAAACACATTTTACTTCACCTTCACAGTGTCTCCGGAAGCAAAAGGCGGGAAGTATGGAGTTGCTATACGTAATGTTGTTCCTGCAACTGAAGAGGAAGCACGTCGCATCTTAGAGCGTAAGGATGCTAAGGCCTTGCAGGGTACCAAACGAGCAAACAACTGA
- the LOC141652976 gene encoding formin-like protein 1, whose amino-acid sequence MNPSTSNRRTLHQPFFPLDSTPPTPSTPPAPKLPFSTSTPDSPPFFPSYPSPPPAPPTPSQNPSPFASFPANISSLILPHSPSPHPVNSKLIAVTVALSLSAAVIAAVAIFFFLRGRRRRRQSADDKSSASAAATPPPVNFRRTSPPRNVPPPPPPKLRNPGPNSSEFLYLGTLVNSAAIDGGQGQGQARTSRSVPRKLDSPELHPLPPFTGRQQQAQQWRTSQEHMHRGDEDQEEFYSPRGSVSGRESGSDSRRVFASVVAQGHNNGGNSGRNCDDTTSSSSSSSASNSPARSASISISPPISASPKHRSANANPKSPEFIELNIQSHAPPASPPLPEMTFSPPYSPSSSGTEKEMAAIKEEEDEAEESPLLSNSSSSNQMISPPESPRLSPLTGKIGKSSPEEREWNALGRNSPSVMSPASPALSDGSISSRRLSFSSLKLPAFLGGGKRKGSPNSASMINSPVSPHSPPSPISSSGSSSRHSRSYPASPLSNVSERKMSAAGPPPPPPPPPPPLPPALRRSHSPPPPPPPRPPMSEPVAFTTPLKPVVVEKRQAESPVEYSASAESEETTPKPKLKPLHWDKVRASSDREMVWDQFRSSSFKLNEEMIETLFIVNTPNPSQKEVPRNSVQLMPKQENRVLDPKKAQNIAILLRALNVTMEEVCEALMEGNAETLGTELLESLLKMAPTKEEERKLMEYKDDSPVKLGHAEKFLKAVIEIPFAFKRVEAMLYIANFESEVEYLKKSFETLEVACDELRSSRLFLKLLEAVLKTGNRMNVGTNRGDAHAFKLDTLLKLVDIKGADGKTTLLHFVVQEIIRTEGQRLSVANNQPSNDEPKCRKLGLQVVSSLSSELTNVKKSAAMDSDVLSNDVAKLTLGLGNIGEVVKLIDQVDFRESKRRFSESMNKFIKMAEEDIFRVQAQERVALSLVKEITEYFHGNSAKEEAHPFRIFMVVRDFLTVLDRVCKEVGMINERTTVSSAHRFPVPVNPMLPVPVNPFQPQVLPGLSGLRKSSFSDDGSP is encoded by the exons ATGAACCCGAGCACCTCAAACCGTCGCACCCTGCATCAACCGTTTTTCCCACTAGACTCCACCCCACCCACACCCTCAACCCCTCCCGCACCTAAACTCCCATTTTCCACTTCTACCCCTGACTCACCCCCTTTTTTCCCATCTTACCCTTCCCCACCACCCGCACCCCCTACCCCCTCCCAAAACCCGTCTCCATTTGCGTCTTTTCCCGCCAACATCTCCTCGCTTATTCTCCCACATTCTCCGTCTCCCCACCCCGTAAATTCTAAACTTATCGCCGTCACCGTCGCCCTCTCCCTCTCTGCCGCCGTTATCGCCGCCGTTGCTATATTCttctttctccgcggccgccgtCGACGTCGCCAGAGTGCAGACGATAAATCATCCGCATCCGCCGCCGCCACACCGCCGCCGGTGAACTTCCGGCGAACTTCGCCGCCGCGTAATgttcctcctcctccgcctccgaAGCTTCGGAATCCTGGACCTAATAGTTCGGAGTTTCTTTACTTAGGTACGCTTGTTAACTCGGCCGCCATTGATGGAGGTCAAGGTCAAGGTCAAGCTCGGACGAGTCGTTCTGTACCTCGGAAGCTTGACTCGCCGGAGCTTCATCCATTACCGCCGTTTACCGGCAGACAACAGCAAGCACAACAATGGCGGACATCTCAAGAACATATGCATCGAGGAGATGAAGATCAGGAAGAGTTTTACTCGCCGAGAGGATCAGTGAGTGGAAGAGAAAGTGGATCTGACTCCAGAAGAGTGTTTGCAAGTGTAGTAGCTCAAGGTCATAACAATGGCGGAAACAGTGGCAGAAACTGTGATGATACGACGTCGTCTTCTAGTTCATCTAGTGCGAGTAATTCTCCAGCTAGATCGGCGTCGATTAGTATCTCTCCTCCGATTAGCGCTAGTCCGAAGCATAGATCGGCAAATGCTAACCCTAAGTCGCCGGAATTTATTGAATTAAATATTCAATCGCATGCGCCGCCAGCATCACCACCGTTACCGGAGATGACGTTTTCGCCGCCGTACTCGCCGTCGTCATCTGGTACTGAGAAGGAGATGGCGGCGATTAAGGAAGAGGAGGATGAGGCGGAGGAATCGCCGTTGTTGTCGAACAGTTCGAGCTCGAATCAAATGATATCGCCTCCTGAATCGCCGAGATTATCGCCTTTAACAGGAAAAATTGGTAAATCATCGCCGGAGGAGAGAGAATGGAATGCATTAGGTCGTAATTCTCCGTCGGTGATGTCACCTGCTTCGCCTGCGTTGTCGGACGGATCGATTTCGAGTCGAAGATTGTCTTTTTCATCGTTAAAGTTACCGGCTTTTCTCGGTGGTGGGAAGAGGAAAGGATCTCCGAATTCAGCTTCGATGATTAATTCGCCGGTATCGCCACATTCTCCGCCGTCACCGATCTCGTCTAGCGGTTCATCCTCTAGGCATTCGAGATCGTATCCGGCTTCGCCGTTATCTAATGTTTCAGAGAGGAAAATGTCTGCTGCTGGACCgcctccacctccacctccaccaccaccaccactaccacctgCATTGAGGAGGTCTCATAGTCCTCCACCGCCTCCACCTCCTCGGCCGCCTATGAGTGAACCTGTTGCCTTTACAACGCCATtgaaaccggtggtggttgagAAACGACAGGCTGAATCGCCTGTGGAATATTCTGCAAGTGCAGAGAGTGAGGAGACGACACCAAAGCCGAAATTGAAACCATTGCATTGGGACAAAGTGAGGGCGAGCTCGGATAGGGAGATGGTGTGGGATCAGTTCCGTTCTAGCTCCTTCAA ATTGAACGAGGAAATGATTGAGACATTGTTCATCGTAAATACTCCTAATCCAAGTCAGAAGGAAGTGCCACGAAATTCCGTTCAGCTAATGCCAAAGCAAGAAAATAGAGTTCTTGATCCAAAGAAGGCTCAGAACATTGCCATATTGCTTAGGGCACTTAATGTGACTATGGAGGAAGTCTGCGAGGCTCTCATGGAAG GTAATGCAGAGACACTCGGAACAGAGCTTTTGGAGAGTTTGCTAAAAATGGCTCCTACCAAGGAAGAAGAACGCAAGCTGATGGAATATAAGGATGATTCACCGGTCAAGCTTGGCCATGCCGAGAAGTTTCTGAAGGCTGTGATTGAGATACCTTTCGCATTCAAAAGGGTCGAAGCAATGTTGTATATTGCCAATTTTGAGTCTGAGGTCGAGTACCTGAAGAAGTCTTTTGAGACATTAGAG GTAGCATGTGACGAACTACGGAGTAGCCGACTGTTCTTGAAACTTCTAGAAGCTGTACTAAAAACAGGAAACCGCATGAACGTGGGGACAAACCGCGGTGATGCTCATGCATTCAAGCTTGATACATTGCTCAAGCTGGTAGACATCAAGGGTGCTGATGGCAAAACGACCCTTCTTCATTTTGTGGTTCAAGAAATCATAAGAACGGAAGGCCAGCGTTTATCAGTTGCTAACAACCAACCTTCAAATGATGAACCCAAATGCCGAAAGTTAGGGCTTCAGGTAGTTTCTTCTCTCAGCTCAGAGCTCACCAACGTCAAAAAATCAGCTGCTATGGACTCTGATGTCCTAAGCAATGATGTCGCGAAGCTAACCCTTGGGCTTGGGAATATCGGGGAAGTGGTCAAGCTAATTGACCAGGTTGATTTCCGAGAAAGTAAAAGACGGTTTTCAGAATCGATGAACAAATTCATCAAAATGGCAGAGGAAGACATTTTTAGGGTTCAAGCCCAAGAACGCGTGGCTCTTTCTCTAGTGAAGGAAATTACAGAATATTTCCATGGTAATTCGGCTAAAGAAGAAGCTCATCCCTTTAGAATCTTCATGGTGGTGAGAGATTTTTTAACAGTCCTAGATCGGGTTTGTAAGGAAGTTGGGATGATCAATGAACGGACGACTGTAAGCTCTGCTCATAGATTCCCTGTTCCGGTGAATCCTATGCTGCCCGTGCCAGTAAATCCCTTCCAACCCCAAGTTTTACCGGGTTTATCAGGCCTGAGAAAATCTAGCTTCTCCGACGATGGATCCCCTTAG